A segment of the Catenuloplanes nepalensis genome:
GCCAGCGTCGACGAGTCCCAGCACGGCGTCGCCTCCGGCACCAACAACACGATCCGCGAGCTGGGCGTAGCGGTCGGCGTCGCGGTCCTCGCCTCGGTCTTCTCCTCCCAGGGCGACTACGCCAGCGCCGCCGGTTTCGTCGACGGCCTGGTGCCGGCCATCACGGTCGGCGGCCTCGTGGTCGCAGCCGGCACGATCATCGCCCTCTTCCTCCCCGGCCGCCGCACGACGCCCGCCGCGGAGCCGGCATCCGTCGTGGACGAGACCCTCGTCCCGGTCCCGGCCCCGATCGCCTGACAACGCCGCACCCCTCCAAGATCGGGGCGTCCCCATGTCGTTCTGACGACCGGGGCGACGGGACGACGGGGCGACGGGGGTCAGGGCAGGTGGGTGGCCGAGGTGAGGGCGGGCAGGGCGACGTCGTTCAGGAGGTGGTCCGGGAGGCGCCACTGCTCCGGGTCGTCGTAGTTGCCGGCCGTGATGGCGACGACCGCGGACAGCGACGGCAGCACGACCAGCCGCTGGCCGCCGTTGCCGAGTGCGGACGGCGCGGCGCGGCCGCCGACCGACCCGAGGTACCACTGGTAGCCGTAGCCGTCGCCCCACTCCACCGTGAGCCGCGGCGTCAGCATCTCCGTCAGCCACGACGACGGCACCACGCCCTCGCCGCCGGCCAGCACCAGTTCGCCGACCCGGGCCAGGTCGCGCGCGGTGAGCCGGAGCCCGGACGCGGCCGAGAAGACGCCGTCCTCCGCCGCCATCCACTCGAACGTCCCGATGCCGAGCGGCGTGAACAGCCGCTCCCGCGCGTAGTCCCGCAGCGGCCGCCCGGTCCCGGCCGTGATCAGGTGGCCGAGCAGCGCGGACGCGCCGCCGGAGTAGGCCCACCGCTCGCCCGGCGGGCCGGCCACCGGTCGCTCCAGGACGTAGCGGTTGCGGTCCGGCGCCATGTCCATCGCGATCTCGCCGTTGGCCGGGTCGGAGTAGGGGATCTCCTCCCGCCACTCCAGTCCGAGCGACATGGTCAGCGCGTGCGCCACGGTCAGCCGCGCCCGCGCCGGGTCCGCGGCCAGGTCCGGATATTCGGGGAAGCTCGCCAGCAGCGGCGCGGACGGCTCCGGCACGTGCCCGTCGGCGAGCGCGATCCCGTACAGCAGCGCGACCACGCTCTTCGTCACCGACCGCACGTCGTGCAGCGTGCCCGCGTCGAAGACGACGTGCCCGAGCGGCCGGTCCCAGGCGAAGTCGTCGCCCTCGCCGTACCGCTCGATCAGGGTTTGTCCGTGCTGGACGACGACGAAGCCGTGCAGATTGTCTGTCATACGGCCGATTATCCGGCCTGACGCGGTGCCGACCCGCCCACGGGTTGTTCCAGGGACAGGCTGTCCCTGGCAAAACCGTGGCAGGCCGGAAGGCTCGAGGGGTGTACTTGAACCATGATTGACCGGGCCGGGTTTGCTGACTTTCTACGCCGACGCCGGGAGCTGCTGCGACCGGCCGATATCGGTCTCACCGACACTGTCCGGCGGCGGACGCCCGGTTTGCGGCGGGACGAGGTGGCTCGGCTGGCGAACATCTCCACCGACTACTACGCCCGGCTGGAGCAGTGTCGTGGCGCCAATCCGTCCGAGGCCATTGTGGCGGCGCTGGCGCGGGCCCTGCGCTGCGACCTCGATCAGCGTGACCACCTGTATCACCTGGCCGGCTTTCCGGCCCCGCCGCGACGGCACGGCGGGCACATCCGGCCGGGGTTGTTGAGTCTCATGGACCGGCTCACCGATGTACCGGTCTGTGTGCTGAATGATCTGGGCGAGGTGCTGCGGCAGAACGCGCTCGCCGATCTCGCAATGGGGACGACGGAGCAGCGCCCGGGGCGAGGCCGCAACGTCGTGTGGAAGTGGTTCACCGAGCCGTCGCTGCGCGTCTTTTTCCCAGAGGAGGACTGGCCGCGGCATTCACTCGCGCATGTCAGAGATCTGCGGGCGACCTATTCGCGGCGCTCCGATGACGCCGATGTCACACAATTGGTCAACGCGCTACTGAGAGCCAGC
Coding sequences within it:
- a CDS encoding serine hydrolase domain-containing protein, with protein sequence MTDNLHGFVVVQHGQTLIERYGEGDDFAWDRPLGHVVFDAGTLHDVRSVTKSVVALLYGIALADGHVPEPSAPLLASFPEYPDLAADPARARLTVAHALTMSLGLEWREEIPYSDPANGEIAMDMAPDRNRYVLERPVAGPPGERWAYSGGASALLGHLITAGTGRPLRDYARERLFTPLGIGTFEWMAAEDGVFSAASGLRLTARDLARVGELVLAGGEGVVPSSWLTEMLTPRLTVEWGDGYGYQWYLGSVGGRAAPSALGNGGQRLVVLPSLSAVVAITAGNYDDPEQWRLPDHLLNDVALPALTSATHLP
- a CDS encoding helix-turn-helix transcriptional regulator encodes the protein MIDRAGFADFLRRRRELLRPADIGLTDTVRRRTPGLRRDEVARLANISTDYYARLEQCRGANPSEAIVAALARALRCDLDQRDHLYHLAGFPAPPRRHGGHIRPGLLSLMDRLTDVPVCVLNDLGEVLRQNALADLAMGTTEQRPGRGRNVVWKWFTEPSLRVFFPEEDWPRHSLAHVRDLRATYSRRSDDADVTQLVNALLRASEEFRGLWERHEVANHSFDHKRLLHPTVGVLHLNCEVLLTPETDTRVLAFFPVEGTDTREKLDLLRVLGTQDFHTIR